The DNA segment ATACAATGGCTGATGCAACTTCATCTGAGGAATTGTTTGAGACGATCGTCTCAAAATTAATGGCAGAAGACTTTGCGATCGTCGATGACTTTTTGGACGAATCAGCATGCCGCGTATTACTTGAATGCTTGGTTGGTCGACAGAAAATTGGGCAATTCAGGCAAGCGGGTATTGGTCGCGGCGCTGAATTCGCACAGCAACAGACCATCCGAGGAGATGAAATTCTTTGGTTGGAAAAGGAGGATTCGGACCCCGTCATCCAGCAATTCATGGAGCGGATGGAAAGCCTCATCGCCTATTGTAACCGCACCTGTTTCACTGGAATTCGAGACATGGAGGCGCATTTTGCCGTTTATTCAGAAGGTGCCTATTACCATCGCCACCTGGATCAATTCCGCGGCAATGGGAACCGGAAATTTACATTCATTTTATACCTCAACTTTGATTGGCAACCCTCTCATGGAGGCTGTTTGCGGATGTATTTGCCTCAAGGGGACACGGAGATTGCCATGGATATCGCGCCACAAGCAGGAAGGCTTGTATGTTTTAAGAGCGATGCGATTCCGCACGAAGTGCTTCCTACGCACGCTTTGCGGTACAGCATTACGGGATGGTGGCTGGAACGCGAGAAGCAATTGAGCTTTTTAGGATAACCATTCGACCCTGTCGCAGCAACTTGTCAGGTGGTCGCAAGGAACTGCAACAAGCAGCTCAATTTAGCCAACAAACAACGCATAAGACAAATATAACTAGCAAGTGTATTGCCTTCAATGCGGCAATCCGAAATCCAATCCGGAAATTATTTGGAACACGGGAAACCGAATGAGTGAACGATACGCCGAAAAAGTGGCCAATTGAACGCAAATGCTGCAAAATTGAACTACTTCAGAATGCAATGACCACAAACAACAATTCCACCAAAATTAGCATTGAAGGATTTAAAATCTCATTTGCGCCAATCCTTCAACATCACTGTCGAAAATGGATCAATGACCTTCAATTTTGGATGATTTTGGAGTAAAAATCTTGTGCACGAGCCGAATAGGTCAATTTTTTCAGCGAATTATCCCCGTTATTGAAAAACAATTGTAGTTTTTTTTAGCCGACGCAATTGATTGCCAATCATTCAACAAAATCGGCCAAATTGACCCTAAAAAGGCCGAAAATGATCCTGATTGACAAATGAATCCGGAGCGAAATTCAACTTGGAATTCACACAATTTCAAACATTATTCAAGATTTGAACACAATTTCGCACTTCCCACGTTTTACATTAAAGACAACTATTGTAAATTCATGGCAAGATTCATCTCTCCAGATTTAGTTGGTAGTTATTATTATTGAAAAAAAATTCTTTTGAAATGAGCAACGATATCACGAAAGTACTCGAAGCGGAAGTAAAGCGCATCGCAGGCGAGATTCAAACACTTGAATCAAAAATCGCATCTTTGAAGGGCCAACAAGCTGCATTGAACAGCACGGTGGACTTCTATCGCGGAACAGGCAAGAAGGCCGCAGCAGCTCCTGTTGCTAAGCCAACTACCGGCGCCAAGCGCGGTCCAAAACCAGGCAGTGGAAAGCCAAAGGCTGTCGCCGTTGGCGAAAAGAAAAAGCCGGGCCGTCCAAAGAAGGTTGAAGCCGCAGCTCCTGTAGCTCCTGCAGCTCCTGCCGCACCGGTTGCTCCCGTAGCCGTTGCTGAAAAGAAAAAGCCAGGTCCAAAAGCTGGTGTAAAAGCTGCAGCCGTTGCTGCTCCTGCCAAAGTTGCCAAAGTTGCCGAGGCACCAAAGACCGCAGCAGCCGCAAAGCCTGCTGTGAAAGCACCCGCAGCAAAGCCTGCTGTCAAGGCACCTGCAGTTAAAGCAGCCGTGGCTGCTCCCGTTGCAAAGCCAGCTGTAAAAGCAGCTGACGCACCGAAGCCTGCAGTCGTGGCTGCCAAGCCAGCAAAAGCTCCAAAGGCTCCCGCAGCCCCAAAGGCAAAAGCTGTCGCCAAAGCCGGTAGCATCGCAGCGCGCACAGCTCCAAAAGCTGACGACAAAGCTGCTGTTGTTGCAGCCCCTGCTGCAAAGCCAGCTGTGAAAAAAGAGGAAAAGGCGGGCGCCAAGCCAACCGTTACCAAAAAAGCTGACAAAGGCCCACGCGGTCCGAAACCAGGCGTTTCGAAGGCTGATAAAGGTACTTCGCTCACCGCAAAGGTGCTCGAACTCTTCAAGCAACATGGTGAATTGGAGCCGATCGAAGTTGCCAAAGGCACAGGTGTCGGTGCTGAAAAATTCAATTCCGTGCGTAGCACAATCAACATCCTCTTCCTGAAAGGCACACTTGCCCGTCGCAAGAAGGATGGCAAAAGCAATACTTATTCTTATGCCGCCCCAGCGTGGTACAAAGAAAAAGGTATCGCTTTTGAGGTTGGCGGCAAATAAGGATTCATTTCCTGAACGTCACCTTGGATAACCAATTTAGACCCTGGGCTTGCCCGGGGTCTTTTTTTATGGCCCCATTCGGCAATTTGGCGACTGCGCTTTCCTTCGAAGATCAAGCTTAAAAAAGGCGATTAGTCGTGTTCAACCACCATGCAACCGGAAAATTGCATTCGGAGTATCCAATTCATTTGCGAACTGAGGATCGTTTCAGATGTTCCTGCCCTGCACCCTCCCGCAATGATTCCTGTCAGCCGTCAACCATTTTCAATCTTAACGGTTATCTTTGAGTATAATTCAAAAAGCTCATGGAAGTCTGGCGCAAGATTCTCTCCTACATCACCTTCAAAAAGCAGTCTGCCCCTGCCAATGGCTCGGATGGATTTAATCTGCGGGCGATGCACACGATCAACAAAATTTCGATTCTGATGTTTCTTGTCGGCTTGGTCGTCCTGATTATCAAAATGGCGACTTGATCCCGCAGGGAAAAGCAGAAATGGCCCAATCCGATATGCGTGGATTGGTTTTCTTTTCAAAAGTTGTCCCAACAAAAAAAGCCCCGAGGGGGCTTTTTCCGTTTATTTTGATCCTGGCAGAGCCAGAAATTCCACCAATCCTGTCAAGCTTGTGGCTTCGAACGATCCAGTGCAAGCGCCAAGAATCCCGAGAAGACGAATGTAGCCATCACGGCAAGAATCACGAGAATACTGCGCTTGGGGCGGTCTTTGTAACCACTGACGATGGGATATTCGGTCACCCAAAGCAAGCTTGGGAACTGTTTGATGTTCAGCTCGCGGGCCATTTGCTCACGGCGCAGGTCCTGAAAACGCAATTCCAAGGAATAAATGTACAATTCCATTGACTTGGCGTGATCGTACAATTCGTTGAATTTAGGCTCTGTGCGCATCTTTTGGGCCAAAATCTCGGAAACGGCCGGACCGGCATCGTCGATATGGTAGATATTGTAAAGCTGACGCAATTTGGAAAGCGAATCGTTGATGAGTTTGCGCTCGGCATCGACTTCGTTCAACTGTTCGATCGTGGCCGACAAACCCGTTTGCCGCGCAGAAACCCTTTCAAAAAAATTGCTGGCAAGCGCCAGTGCAGCATCGGCTTGATTTTTGGCATGTTGAGGATCACCGTCCCAGCATTCGATGGAAACGACGCTGTTGCTGGTGAAACTGACCTTCATATTACTCTTGAAGGCAGCCTCAAAGCGCTTGGCGCCCTCTTTTGATGCGCGATCAATACCATACCTTTCGTAGAGATTGAACTTCTTGTCGAGGCTGTCCATCACTTGCGGCGACTCCAGATAGGCCACGGTACGGTCAATATCCTCTTCATCTGCAGCATAAAAGCCTTTGTAGGCGATACCGTTGCCAAACACCATCGTGCTGAGCGAAGTAATTGACGGCGGCACAAAAGCAGCTGTGCTTTTGAATTCGTCCTGCATGCGTTGGGTCATCACAATCGAAATGACACCGGCTGCAACGCAGGCGGCCAAAATCCAAAGTTTCCAGCGCCAGAGCTTGCCTAGGCCAAATTTTACATTGTGTTCCATCGAAACGTTTTCCATCCAATTCTAGAGCCTGGGCTCGGTTTCCAAAAAGAGTCGCAATTTAGAAAATATATCCATTCACAAGAGGGTACGAAATTAGTACACTCCCGGCAAAAGGATGGGCAAAACTGTTTTCGATTGAAGGCATCCTTGATTAGCTTTGAGCAATGCCTGAAAGGTCCAACAATATCGAGCGTGTAAAGCAATTTTTGGCCAACTCCCTGGAGCAGGCCAAACCGTTGCTGAAGCATCTGCACCCTTCAGACATCGCTGCAATTCTTGAGGACGTCTCGCCCGAAACCCGCAAACGGATCATCCGGCTCCTGCCTGTGGAGACGGCCTCTGAGGCGATTGTGGAGATGGATGAAGAATCCCGCCCCGAGGAATTGTTGATGCAGCTCACGCCTAGTCAGGCCGCAAAAATCATCGAAGAACTTGATCCTGACGATGCTGCGGACCTTTTGGCCCAGATTCCGCTCAAAGATTTGCGGCAAATCATGGCCCGCTTGGAGGACGAAGATACCAAGCAGATCCAGCAGCTCATGACCTACGACGAGGAGTCTGCCGGGGGGATCATGACCCCCGAGGTCCTCAAGGTTCCGGACAATTTCTCCAAACGGGAGGCGATGGATGAAGTCTTGCGCATCTCCGATGAGATGGAAGACTTTTACGTGATTTATGTCGTCGATGAAAATGATGTGCTGCTCGGAACCGTCTCGATCAATGACTTGATTCGCGCCAAACCTTGGACCAAAGTCCGCGAACTCATCGACGAGGACTGTGTAAAAGTCCATGTTGATACCGATCAGGAAGAAGTCGCGCGCATGATTTCGAAGTATAATCTGGCGGCGATTCCCGTTGTGGACAGCAATGGCCGGCTTCTGGGTCATATCACCTTTGACGACGTCATGGACGTCTTGGAAGAGGAAAGTACCGAAGATATCTTGCGTATCGCCGGTGTTTCTGAGGATGAAGAATTGCGGGGTAGCTGGCGCAATGCCGTCAAAAGCCGCCTACCTTGGTTGCTGGTCAATCTTCTGACGGCATTCGTCGCTGGTCTCGTCATCAGCTCCTTCTCCGATACGATCGACAAAATCGTGATTATCGCAAGCTTCATGCCCATCGTCGCAGGGGTCGCCGGAAACAGCGCCACCCAAGCGCTTGCGGTGACCATTCGACGTATCAGCACCGACCGCGTCAATGCCAAACAAAATTTCCGCGTGATCTTCAAAGAGTTGATCGTCGGCTTGGTGAATGGCCTATTGCTCGGTGCCATCACCGGAACAGCAGCCTTTTTCCTCGGTGGAAACCCGATGTTGGGACTCGTTGTATTCCTTGCCATGGTCGGTAATTTGCTCATCGGGGCATTTGCAGGTTCAGCTATCCCCTTGTTTCTCAACAAAATGGACATCGATCCTGCAGTAGCGTCCTCCATTCTCATGACAGCCTTGACCGATATTCTTGGATTCACATTGCTTCTCGGATTGGCGACCTTGATTCTCGATTTGGGGTAATGGGAAAAGCACGAATAAACATGAAACCTGCAGCAGAATTGGCCAATTCGATCGCTCACAAATGCGCAGAACTGCCAACTGATCCTTCCTCTTTTCCAGCCCGTCTTAGCCTATGAAAAAGAATAAGATATTAATCATCGCAGCGCTTGTGACCATGTTGGTTGCCGGCTATTTCCTTGTTTTCTTTGATCGTGGATCGGAGAAAAACCAAGAAACCGACAGTATGACTTCGGCGGATTCAACCGAAAGCAATTCCTTGCTGCTCAAGCGCAAAGAAGCCATTGAAAAGGAAAAAAACACACCCAAGGACTTTGTAGTGATCGAGATTGATCCCAAGAAAAACCTGTTTGGGGAAACCGTGATCGAGGGCAAACTCACCAACAAGGCAAGCCTGACATCCTATAAAGACTTTGAGTTGATGATCCACTGGAACGACGAAACGGGCATGGTGATGGATTCTGCGGTCGAAGTGATCCTGGAGCAGTTGGATCCGGGCGAGGAAGTGGAATTCAAAACGAAGCGAAAAGGACCACGTAAAAGCCGTAGCACTGTGATGACCCTGCGTGCGGCCAAGGCAAGTGTGGAGTAGTTGGCGCATTCTGGTATGGAATTTGCCATGTTTTCCCAGAATCCGATTTTCCGCTTCGAATTCAATTCGTATCTTTCAATTCAATTTTCAAAGTCCATGAAACTGAAAAAACTCCTGCTGCTCCTCCCCTTCCTGTTGGTTTTGACTGCCTGCGAAGGGCTTGAAACTGGGCTCACAGATGAGGAAGTCGTTGCTGGGCTCAAGGAAGCCCTTCAAGTCGGTACGGATTCGAGTGCGACAGAATTGAACCGTCAAGATGGCTATTTCGGGAATCCGTTGGTCAAAATTCCATTTCCTGAGGATGTTTCGTACGTCGCCGATGCACTCGCCAACTTCACGATTTTGGGGCAGCCGGTCGGTCAAACTGCTGTTGATGCATTCGTTTTGAAGTTGAATAGAGCTGCGGAAAATGCTGCTGACGAAGCCAAACCGATCTTCATCAATGCCATCTCGGCCATGACTATCGAAGATGGCATGGGCATTTTAATGGGTGCCGATGATGCCGCCACCAACTATTTGAAGGTTCAAACCTTCGACGATCTCAAAACAGCATTCAAACCCGATATCCAAAATTCTTTGGATCAAGTCGGTGCCCAAAATGCATGGAATGACGTCACCAATTATTACAACGTGATCAGTTCGACGCCCGTAAATACCGACCTTGCGGACCATACGACCGGCAAGGCCCTCGACGGACTCTTCAAGCTGATTGCAATCGAAGAACTCAAAATCAGAACCGACGTCAATGCACGGGTGAGTGATTTGCTCATCAAAGTTTTTGGCGAGCAGGATTGATCCGCTCCGATTGTTCTGGCTCACGTACAGGCTTCTAGCTTCAAATTCAATGAAAATCAAAATGACATACTTTTTGACCCTTTTATTGGGCCTGACCGTCCTTACAGCCTGCGGTGGCAATACCAATGCAAACGTCAGTGCGCGTTCAAATGCGGCGGAAGCACCGTCTTTTGATCCCACCCAACCGGGCAATGTCGTCAGTCGCCTCTTTGAAGCGGCCAAAGCCGATGATCCCAAACTGTTGGCTGGACTTTGTGATCCTGAGAAGCAAAACGACGGCGATACAGATTGCCTTTGCGCACTTGATCCGGCCTACGTGCCTCACCAATGTGGCGAAGACAGCGGAAACCGCATTTCTTGGGAGGAATTCAAGGAGTATTTCCAAAATGGTTCCTTGGCCGGCGAACCCACCATTGCAGGGAATGAAGCAGGTGTACCTTTCCATTTTGGATCCTCTGGCACAGAATCGGAAACCATGACCTTGGTCAAGCGAGGCGAAAAGTGGTATTTGAGCAGCTTCTAAGCAAAATCAATGGCCGCCTTTCCAAGCCTTGACCCCCGCCAGGACTTTTGAATCCATGTAGTTTTCCTGCGGCGGAATCGGGCAGCTCCATCCCGTGCTGTAGGCGCAATAGGGATTGTAACATTGGTTGAAATCCAAATAGACTTTGTCGGATTTCGGCATTTTCCAATCGATGTAACGACCTCCCCCATAGGCTTCCTCCCCACTTGCATGGTCTTTGAAGGGAATGAAGAGGTCTTCAGCATATTCCGCCTTGGATGCCAATTTCAAGTTTTGGTAGGCTGATAAAGTGTCTTTGCGGCCGTTCAAGGTGAAATGCAATTCGCCATACTTCACAAATGTTTTGGTTTTCCCGCTCACGGTTGGCATTTCGAACGGTTTTTCATCAGGCGTGCGCACGAATGTCACGGGTACATAAAACGCTTTCGAAATGGGGAAAAAGTCATGGTGCTTGAAGCCGATCCGATCCAAGCTGTCCAGCGGGGAATCCTTGGGATCCCGATACTGATGGTTCAACTGCTTTTGAAAGGATTTTGCGGCCCTTTTCCAATTGTTGGACTGTGCCATACCCACGCCTTGGAACATGGTCAAAAATGCCATCAGCAGGAGGAAAGGGTGCGGTAGACGCTTCATTCTATTCATTGAATCCGAAAAATAGGCAAAAAGCAGAGGTAAATCAGTGTTTATACATGCAATCCCTGACGAAGGTCTATCTTTTTCAATCTGAATTCCCTTAGAATTGGGGCATGTTAAAGATTGATTTCAAGAAGCAGGATCATCCGTTGTATTCGGCAGCGGCAAACGTGGCATCCATGGTGGATGTGCCTGCAATGAATTTTTTGATGATCGATGGAGAAGGCGATCCCAATTCTTCAAAAGTCTATCAGGAGGCCGTAGAGGCACTTTTTTCAATGGCCTACGCGCTCAAATTCAAGATCAAAAAGGGTTCCGAAGCGATTGACTTTGGCGTATTGCCGCTCGAAGGACTTTGGTGGGCCGATGATCCCCAAGCCTTTGTCGCCGGGAGAAAAGCGGAATGGAAATGGACGCTGATGATTCGGCAGCCGGATTTCATCACCGGCGAAATGGTCGCAGAAACAAGGTCCGAAATGTTGAAGAAGAAGCAACTCTCAGCCTTGAATTTTATGCGCTTCGGCAATTTCACCGAGGGAAAATGCGCTCAAATTTTGCACGAAGGACCGTTTTCGGAGGAAGGGCCCACCATCGAACGCCTGCATTCTTTCATACAATCCAAAGGCCTCAAGCTCTGCGGCAAACACCATGAAATTTATCTCAGTGACGTTCGCAAAGCTGCGCCTGAAAAATGGCGGACGGTGATACGACAGCCGGTGCGATGAGCGTTCCTTGTAGCATTGTCAGGTAGCGAATCGCCCGACCTCAGAATGCGCAGGACTATCACGAAACTGGATCGCTACGCTTGAAGGTAACCATCACCGTGTTACGTAAGTGGGGAGAATTGGAAACTTTACCTTTCATTTTCAATTCTCTATGAATAAGTCCTACCTTTGCACCCGTGATTTTAGTAACTCGGGGAATTATCGTCCAAAATGGGAGTGTTTTGGCTGCGCAGCGGCCCGAAACCATGTCCCTACCCTTTCTTTGGGAACTTCCCGGCGGCAAACTTGAACCCGAAGAATTGATTGAGGATTGCCTCGTGCGTGAGACATTTGAAGAATTGATGCTGCACGTGGAAACCCGCGAGCGTCTTCCCCATGTGGATAGGATGTTCCGCGACAAACATTACCGCATGATCCCATTTATCTGCGAGGTCGTGGGCGGCAAACTCAAAGCTGTCGAGCACGCGCAAGCGGTTTGGCAACCCATGGACCGGTTGTTTGAATTGGACTGGGCACCCGCAGAGGAAATGGTGTTACGGCAATTTGTAGCAATTAAGTTTCCTCAAACCATGGTTGCAACCGCTGCCAACTGATCTGCATTCCCTTCCAATTCTTTTTCGGCGGCTATCAGGTGACGGAATTCACCCGATCTAATACCATTTTAAGGCATATACCTCCCACTTGGATTAGTTTTGAGAAAATGATCGGCGCCGATAGATAGGGAATGCCGATGTTTTTCGAATAACTTATGGGTGTTGCGGTCACGATTATTTTTGTTCTAGGCTACCTGCTGATCACGATGGAGCATGCCATTCGTGTGAACAAAGCTGCCATTGCCTTGGTCACCGGCGTCGTTTGCTGGGGTATTTTCCTCTTCATGACCCCCGATCATATCGCTAGCCTTCACCATTTGGAGGAAGAAATCGCGCAAATCGCCTCCTTGATATTTTTCCTGATCGGTGCGATGACCATCGTTGAATTGGTGGACATCTATGGCGGATTTGACCTGATCACCATGGCCATCAAAACCAAAAGCACGGTCAAACTCTTATGGGTGATAGCGATTCTGACATTTTTCCTGTCGGCCATTCTTGACAACCTTACGACAGCGATCGTGATGACATCGGTTGCAGGCAAATTGCTGGAAGACAGGAAGGAACGACTTTTGTTTGTCGGCATGATTGTCATCGCGAGCAATGCCGGCGGAGCTTGGTCACCTTTGGGTGACGTGACAACCACGATGCTGTGGATCAGCCACAAGATTTCGGCA comes from the Bacteroidota bacterium genome and includes:
- a CDS encoding 2OG-Fe(II) oxygenase; the protein is MADATSSEELFETIVSKLMAEDFAIVDDFLDESACRVLLECLVGRQKIGQFRQAGIGRGAEFAQQQTIRGDEILWLEKEDSDPVIQQFMERMESLIAYCNRTCFTGIRDMEAHFAVYSEGAYYHRHLDQFRGNGNRKFTFILYLNFDWQPSHGGCLRMYLPQGDTEIAMDIAPQAGRLVCFKSDAIPHEVLPTHALRYSITGWWLEREKQLSFLG
- the mgtE gene encoding magnesium transporter, with amino-acid sequence MPERSNNIERVKQFLANSLEQAKPLLKHLHPSDIAAILEDVSPETRKRIIRLLPVETASEAIVEMDEESRPEELLMQLTPSQAAKIIEELDPDDAADLLAQIPLKDLRQIMARLEDEDTKQIQQLMTYDEESAGGIMTPEVLKVPDNFSKREAMDEVLRISDEMEDFYVIYVVDENDVLLGTVSINDLIRAKPWTKVRELIDEDCVKVHVDTDQEEVARMISKYNLAAIPVVDSNGRLLGHITFDDVMDVLEEESTEDILRIAGVSEDEELRGSWRNAVKSRLPWLLVNLLTAFVAGLVISSFSDTIDKIVIIASFMPIVAGVAGNSATQALAVTIRRISTDRVNAKQNFRVIFKELIVGLVNGLLLGAITGTAAFFLGGNPMLGLVVFLAMVGNLLIGAFAGSAIPLFLNKMDIDPAVASSILMTALTDILGFTLLLGLATLILDLG
- a CDS encoding DUF4197 domain-containing protein, whose translation is MKKLLLLLPFLLVLTACEGLETGLTDEEVVAGLKEALQVGTDSSATELNRQDGYFGNPLVKIPFPEDVSYVADALANFTILGQPVGQTAVDAFVLKLNRAAENAADEAKPIFINAISAMTIEDGMGILMGADDAATNYLKVQTFDDLKTAFKPDIQNSLDQVGAQNAWNDVTNYYNVISSTPVNTDLADHTTGKALDGLFKLIAIEELKIRTDVNARVSDLLIKVFGEQD
- a CDS encoding DUF1684 domain-containing protein, yielding MKRLPHPFLLLMAFLTMFQGVGMAQSNNWKRAAKSFQKQLNHQYRDPKDSPLDSLDRIGFKHHDFFPISKAFYVPVTFVRTPDEKPFEMPTVSGKTKTFVKYGELHFTLNGRKDTLSAYQNLKLASKAEYAEDLFIPFKDHASGEEAYGGGRYIDWKMPKSDKVYLDFNQCYNPYCAYSTGWSCPIPPQENYMDSKVLAGVKAWKGGH
- a CDS encoding GyrI-like domain-containing protein; amino-acid sequence: MLKIDFKKQDHPLYSAAANVASMVDVPAMNFLMIDGEGDPNSSKVYQEAVEALFSMAYALKFKIKKGSEAIDFGVLPLEGLWWADDPQAFVAGRKAEWKWTLMIRQPDFITGEMVAETRSEMLKKKQLSALNFMRFGNFTEGKCAQILHEGPFSEEGPTIERLHSFIQSKGLKLCGKHHEIYLSDVRKAAPEKWRTVIRQPVR
- a CDS encoding (deoxy)nucleoside triphosphate pyrophosphohydrolase, with the translated sequence MILVTRGIIVQNGSVLAAQRPETMSLPFLWELPGGKLEPEELIEDCLVRETFEELMLHVETRERLPHVDRMFRDKHYRMIPFICEVVGGKLKAVEHAQAVWQPMDRLFELDWAPAEEMVLRQFVAIKFPQTMVATAAN